A stretch of DNA from Triticum dicoccoides isolate Atlit2015 ecotype Zavitan chromosome 2A, WEW_v2.0, whole genome shotgun sequence:
AATTGGAGTCTAAAAGTTCAAAGGTTGAAAATTTCCACGTTATGTCGCTGTACAAGATGATGTGACAACTTTGTAATTTTGCATTGACCGGCTGCAAGTCTGCTAAAAGTTTTTTATTTCCTTTGAAAGGAGCACTATGCTAGAGATGTGACATTGCTTGCTTCGCACAGCAACACGCCGTGACGTGATAATTAGGCCCTGACCGATTCCATTCTCCATTTTTTTCTTTGGCTGATTTGATCCATGAGAGTCGTGACACtgacattggagatgccctaaccagCCAGCTCAAGGTTGGGGTCAGTCAGCGGGTGAGGGCAATCATGGCAACTGGCCGTGTGGGATACATCAGGCAGACGTGCCAAGAACAACTCAACCCTATTTTTACACATCAGATTCGATCCGTTTAATTCAAATAATAACACAACTACCCAAGCCATGATAATTAAATGGCATTCTGGTGGCTGCTTAAGGCCACTGATTGATGCTTACATGAGAGATCAGAGGCCATGTTAGAAAACCATGAACTGAGCTCTTGAAATGCCACGAATGGGTTACACAACTGGTGCTATTTTGTTTCCAGCACAATCTGTTGTGCACATGAGTAGATGATTGTGACTGAATTTGTATTTTGGCCTGCTTGATGCATTCTGGGATCTGCATCAGGGTTTCCATATGCTACCTAACGGAACATGGGCTCATATGAACAGCAGGCATGTGTCAAGGCTGGAAGTCGAGCTCGCCGGAGAAATGGCATACAGGCAGGTCGACATAAGTTATGCAACAGGAGCGGAATGGTAAGGCCCCTTCCAAAGATATGACATACTCCAtctcaaaatataagacattttttacTTCGATTTGAACTGCATaacatcttatattttgggacgttgaactgcaaaacatcttatattttgggacgtcgGCAGTAGTTCACAATGGCATAACCTCGTAATCAGGTGAGCTCAAGTTCAGACAAGTGGGTACAAACAGATGAACTTGGCAGACACTAGTTTCGTCTCGAGTGCTCGTTGAGATATTCCAGTACATTTGTTGGCCACCCTAGAATGGATGGTTAACACTTAGGTGCACAAGCAGAATTACCGTTACATGCGTTGTTCAAACTAACGAAACAAAATTGCATGATACATAACAGAGCAGCTCGCACACCTAATAACTCTTCTTCCCAGAATTTCCCTTCTTCCTAGCTTTTCTCTTGTCTTTCTTGATCTTCAAGTGAAGCTGTACCTTCTTCTTGCTAATGGTGCCCATTGGCTTCAGGAAGGATGCAGACTTCTTGCTTCCTCCATCAACCTCTGTATACATGAAGAGAGGACATGACTCAACAAAAACATAGAAGGGTGACGTAGAACTGAAATTAAAGAACCTAAAAGGGTTGGCATGTCCAATAACAATGGAATTGTTTCTGTAACACTGAAGCATCCAATCTCAGAAGCCAACAATTTGTCATGCCAGATAAACTGGGTTACTGACGTCTACCTTCGACGTATCGACTGCGGGGGTGTTGAGATACTCTGATCACATGTACTTAGGCAGCTAGAATCTTCTTTTATTGTTTCCTAGTCTACGGATATCTGCCGATCCTTTCCTTGTATAGCGGATACGGTTGAGATATCCTTGCCCTTGTACTTCATATATATGCTATGGCATACGATCAATGAACATATCACTAATCTACACTATGTTCATTGATCGTATGCCGTAGCATATATATATAGAGTACAAGGATATCTCAACCGTATCCGCTATACAAGGAAAGGATCGGGAGATATCCGTAGACTAGGAAACAATAAAAGAAGATCATAGTCGCCTAAGTACATGCGACCATGAGTATCTCAACACCCCCCACAGTCGATACGTCGCGAGTGACGCAGAGACTGGACCAAAACTCCACGAAGGTAGACGTCGGTAACCCGGTTTATCTGGCATGACTCAACAAAAATACAGAAGGGTGACATGGAATTGAAATTAAAGaatctaaggccttgtacaatgcaagaagCTTACGGGAGGTGCTTAGAGCAATAAATCAGTCTTTCTTTAAGCACCAGTGCTTATTTGTAGAAGGGAGATGCCTAGGTAGGagtctctcctgtagaaatagacATTGGCGCTTCAGAAAAACCCAGTTTATTTTACTAAGCACCTCCCTAAGCAcctagcattgtacaaggcctaatagGCTGGCATGTTCAGTAACAGTGGAGTTGTTTCTGTAACACTGAAGCATCCAATCCAGAAGCCAACAGTTTGCCAAGAAAAGATACAAGCGATGGCATATTGACTCTAGAATTTACACCCAGAAGCATCACAATGAAGCTATGTGAGCACTATGTGACAAAAACTGGCATAATTCAAACAAACAATAAAATTCTATTGCTAACCCGATCCAGACACCAGAAAGCAAATCAAATACATAAGCAATAAGCAGCTAAGATGCAAGCCGGGGGCAAAATCTTCAGTTAAAAGGACCCATGCAGGTCAAGGCTTGATAAAACGCACTGATCGCAAATCATTTTCAGCTCATATAACGTTTCAAATCATGCATTAATCAGGTAACTCTACTCTCATCCCTAGTAGCACACTCCAAAGGCGGTTCAAACCAAACATTAAAACGCTTAGGCGTTATCGACCTTGTTCAGAAGAAAAAGACCAAACTAAGCAACTACTATTGTCACTTAGACAAACTCCACGGTTCATCCCTACAAAAGAAATTGGTAGATGCAGCTACTGACAGACAATCTGCGCATGACCCAAACCTTCACAATATTCACCGCAAGTTGGCAGCAGAAAGCCCACTACGAGCTAATTTTCCGTACTTCCTACCTGACGAATCGAGTTACTCATGTACTCCACTATTTAAGCCTAATGAAGTAATGATCTCAGCAACACCGAACACCCCGCGGTAATCCAGCAAGGAAAGAGGGGGCTCACCCATGGCCGAGgcccggctggcggcggcggcagcggcggcggcgagggactcCTCGTACATCGGGTGCACGCGGACGGGGAGCTTGGGGGCCTcgagggcggcggcctgcgcggcctGCTTGGCGGCCTCCTTCTTGTCGTAGAAGGGCTCCGCGATCTCCCGCCGGAGCGTCCGCAGCCGCTTCTCCCGCTTGGACCGCAGAGACttcgccatctctctctctctctctcctctctgtcGCCGCCGCAACGAGGGGATGGGGGGAGGAGGAGCTCGGTAGGGTTTGGGAGTCGGCGAAGCAAAGGGAAGAGGCGAAAGCGGGCCTTGTTTCGGTTCTTGTAGGAACGGGTTGCCGTCTCTCCTTGGGCTGGGCTTTGTTGGGAGGTGCTGGGTTTAAACTTCGGGCTAAGCCCATATATAATTGCCAGGCTGTAGGGCCTTCTTTCTATTGGAAGTACGCGTGCTTTATCCTTCATTACAGCATGCaatggccttcatttaatctttttATCTCAATGgtagcatgcacacataagtctactacttttgggcattaattatgcctTGTTCAATGCGTAAATCTCTAAATGTGCAGTCTTTCACGAACGTAGGGAGTAGGttaagcacttgagcgtgagcgtgtgtgttgcgtcgtgtgctgtgtgccgcatgggtgcgtgagtgttgcgtgcgtccatgtgtacgtgtgagtgttgcatgttgcatgcatgcatggggcttactccctcccatatacatgttcatatttcaagcttcctctgttccctccatatggtgatactccctctgttcccaaatagtacagaGTAAAAGCCTTCCTCTGTTcttaaatacggagtatttgtctttctacagatttcaacaagtgactaggtacggagcaaaatgagtgaagtgagcgtagaggcatagggatactgtagaaaggaagtcctcacgATCCATTATTTCCCATTGTGGTcaaagagaactattcaactagtcttcgcagtgaagtgacaatacacgctgcagcagatgggacacgtaattaataagctgaaccagcgtattggtgttactaaatcagctttacccagtactgccatcatgtttgccagtagagcacgcttccgcaaatacgcctacgcacatcTGTCcttcattaactgacatatggaccctgttgtggtagacccacatgtcattggtgtaactatttacactcctaaGGATGGTATATCCtgatagtagtactagtagaattgagattgaatgcactttcttccccgtcttccactcttcttcctcctctcttcttcttcctcctctcttccccatcgtcggccgcacaccatttccccccgctcactgctcgcccgcccgcgccatcttccttgatagctcgcgcgtaccatatccccccgctcactgctcggccacacaaggagaagcttcttcgctcggccgcccgaatccacttccctgctggctggcaggcaccgaaaaccccaatggcagaaccgactgacacacagagccgcgattggaattccctccccgatgttctcttggagcagatctgtagtcgtatggacctactcagcaccgtccgtctggccgcatgctcggtgtctatgtaccgtctactcgtctgcaaccggccgggtcttttcaagacaccctgcttgctgatgctcgATCCTCGTAGgtcgcccagacaccgacttgacgatcctacggaggttgccgtggtgcccctcgacatgctaccactacccgtccacctgtccttcatgcgcggtcactactgggtgggcatgaaggccaactagatcgtcctcatccaccacatcagtagttcgtggcgtctcatggatatctacacccagcgagagatcacccttccatcgttggataccgccgccatcgagccttgcggcccgccggacactcctgcctactacgcacgagatgcaTCAAGCTTTTGGgttgacctctgtttgcagaaagttgtaatctgcgaagtgcccacaccatcagaagactacatggattacaagctcattgccttgttcaacatgtgattagtctatctggaattcggtcgccatacatggttatggctcatcatcaatcctgttgaggcaacatttctgtctgatgctatagtgcacgaaggcatcgtttacgcggtcgacgcacagattggctgcctatactggtggaatctatcatcgtgtaattgttctatctcatctcatctttaccttatgaatacaactgcatgttcatttgttacaaatttagagtgcatagcatgtctataaccacatcattgctatatgttcctctcatttcctagatttttatgaccacacatgttattgttagagttgatatgagaaaaattggcatctaatgattgttagaatacatattatgagcataacatcatgattgctatatgttactcttgtttacaagatttttataacaacgcatgttattgcttagagttgatatgagaacagtagtagtaagtgctatggtagaacatgagtaggcgctgtcatagttgtttttctctcattgttacatgatgtttgaaccatgacatattgctagaatatgaaagccattggcttatttttttaacttggggtatgattatgaccacgacattgcaattctctgtctatgatatgtgtcgctgttataataatcttaattccacacatactctgaacatgattgtttatttttgtccttttggtctccaatttgaattgttgcagtagacgcaaatgcgctggccttcatgattccaggacctggaatcatgccagccgatgggtggtggtttatcgctcgttcagctgacggcggtcatttgatgatcattcgcacgtaccaaattgatcaaaccattacatcaaaccacatgaagtacaatgcatggggcgttcgtgaaATTGATGCCTATGACTGCTTCGTgtttgagaaagatcccagctccgctgGGCcatgcgtattcaactggaggcgggtttacagccttggcaaccactccttgttcctcggtctcaattatccgatcatccaaccaatcatcgatcatatcaccgacgatgattactgtgctatgcaacttccgttCGCGagggggggggctgtgtttacacatcatatcatgggtttcatgaatcaccatatccagagattcatcgacacagcttgttgccagataatcttcagcgtgtgaaaggcatcaagctttcatgcgatggatggcttttgcaaactcgacatgcggcgatgtggttcatgccaacagcaaatatgcacaacttgattcgtgctgatatctagactgagccatgtattttgctgctgtagcacgaccctcttttgttggatattatgtactgttgttagtttaaaacactcctctagtttgaaggataaataccttcctgggatcaagtgcatcctaactcacctgcgtaggatgtactgatgatgatgatggagatgttgtgNNNNNNNNNNNNNNNNNNNNNNNNNNNNNNNNNNNNNNNNNNNNNNNNNNNNNNNNNNNNNNNNNNNNNNNNNNNNNNNNNNNNNNNNNNNNNNNNNNNNNNNNNNNNNNNNNNNNNNNNNNNNNNNNNNNNNNNNNNNNNNNNNNNNNNNNNNNNNNNNNNNNNNNNNNNNNNNNNNNNNNNNNNNNNNNNNNNNNNNNNNNNNNNNNNNNNNNNNNNNNNNNNNNNNNNNNNNNNNNNNNNNNNNNNNNNNNNNNNNNNNNNNNNNNNNNNNNNNNgtacttgttagttaaacctatgtataaattgtgacactaaatacgactagtaagtagtacagtagtagtactagtatacgtcggtcaaattattcatcatgttcacacattgaattgacgtgacaacacgttgcgcgtgaggtgacacaagaatcctggcggcgtgtttgggtattctgaacttcagatttggagtaccacttatgtgtcgaaatctttcatcattcagttaaaacagttgattgatcatacattgagtaccatataactggaattaccgatgcaagtcgaagaaggattgaccggtgctgccggctggcatcaagttcgatcccacggctcaggagctgatcgagcaccttgaggccaaagtgagtgctgatagcgcgagatttcagtctctcatcgatttgttcataccaaccatcgacagcgagcacggcatatgctacacccaacctgagaaacttccaggtaagacactgatcggctgtctacttgcacaaacatattcctttgtttatacctctatttttctttttagacgcagacctggtgaagcaattacaatttgacagttaataaaaagtaaaacaagtgactgcaacatgccaaagatgttatgaaaatgccaactagatacactaaaacctgtatttcacaatactgcaggtatcacattg
This window harbors:
- the LOC119356235 gene encoding uncharacterized protein LOC119356235 is translated as MAKSLRSKREKRLRTLRREIAEPFYDKKEAAKQAAQAAALEAPKLPVRVHPMYEESLAAAAAAAASRASAMEVDGGSKKSASFLKPMGTISKKKVQLHLKIKKDKRKARKKGNSGKKSY